A genomic window from Parvularcula sp. LCG005 includes:
- a CDS encoding GNAT family N-acetyltransferase, whose protein sequence is MKARQDIKEKISVKITYLEAIKPPPGNPPAPPAGKVALMVADDMPLSYYRYLFDAVGRPHKWVSRRYLDDEDLARRINALGVRIYVLYKDGWPAGYAELNLSDPTDIDFKFFGLVPEAQGYGLGPWFFHEVLMMAWASGPKRVQIETCTLDNPAALRLYQKMGFSVYDQADGIVVWRG, encoded by the coding sequence ATGAAGGCGAGGCAGGACATCAAAGAAAAGATTTCCGTCAAGATCACCTATCTTGAGGCGATAAAGCCGCCCCCCGGCAATCCGCCTGCCCCGCCTGCGGGTAAGGTCGCACTGATGGTGGCGGACGACATGCCGCTGTCATACTATCGCTACCTGTTTGATGCCGTCGGGAGACCGCACAAATGGGTCAGCCGCCGATATCTTGACGATGAAGATCTGGCGCGTCGCATCAATGCCCTGGGCGTTCGTATTTATGTTCTTTACAAAGATGGATGGCCGGCTGGTTACGCTGAACTGAATCTGAGTGACCCCACCGACATCGACTTCAAGTTTTTCGGCCTGGTGCCAGAGGCGCAAGGCTATGGCCTCGGACCGTGGTTTTTCCACGAAGTCCTGATGATGGCATGGGCGAGCGGTCCGAAGCGCGTGCAGATCGAAACCTGTACCCTCGACAATCCCGCTGCGCTGCGGCTGTATCAGAAGATGGGCTTCAGTGTTTACGATCAGGCCGATGGCATTGTGGTGTGGCGCGGATGA
- a CDS encoding tRNA-binding protein: MHLVLDPAAPALEPITFDDFAKVDIRLGTIVSASEFPEARKPAYKLSIDFGPGVGIRKSSAQITTLYERDALVGRQVMAVVNFPPRQIGPFLSEVLTLGFADSDGAIVLTAPDRAIPDGTRLL; encoded by the coding sequence ATGCATCTCGTTCTCGATCCCGCCGCGCCTGCGCTGGAGCCGATCACTTTTGACGATTTCGCCAAGGTGGATATTCGTCTGGGGACGATTGTTTCTGCAAGCGAATTTCCTGAGGCCCGAAAGCCTGCGTATAAGCTGTCCATCGATTTTGGGCCTGGCGTGGGAATCCGCAAATCGTCAGCCCAGATTACCACGCTATATGAACGAGATGCCCTCGTCGGGCGGCAGGTGATGGCAGTCGTCAACTTCCCTCCGCGTCAGATCGGACCCTTTCTCTCTGAGGTGCTGACGCTCGGTTTTGCGGACAGTGATGGCGCCATCGTGCTTACGGCGCCGGACCGCGCGATACCTGACGGAACAAGACTACTATGA
- a CDS encoding cysteine synthase A: METHETVLSLIGNTPLVKLRRASEETGCTILGKCEFLNPGQSVKDRAALSIVEDAERSGALQPGGTIVEGTAGNTGIGLCLVGKAKGYNVRIVMPRTQSEEKKDAIRLLGGELVEVDAVPYADPNNYIHVSERLAKETPNSVWANQFDNTANRDAHYNTTGPEIWQQTDGKIDGFTCAVGSGGTLAGIARALQERGNTRIALTDPMGAKLFSWVKTGELDSSGGSVMEGIGQGRITANIADTKIDDAYQVEDAEALKILFALTVEEGLCLGGSAGINIAGAMKLARDMGPGHTIVTILCDYGNRYQSKLYNPVWLKEKGLPTPPWLS, encoded by the coding sequence ATGGAAACACATGAAACCGTCCTCTCGCTGATCGGCAACACACCGCTCGTCAAACTGCGTCGCGCCTCTGAAGAAACCGGCTGCACAATCCTTGGCAAATGCGAGTTCCTGAACCCCGGCCAGTCGGTCAAGGACCGCGCTGCGCTGTCGATCGTCGAGGACGCAGAGCGCTCCGGCGCATTGCAACCCGGCGGCACGATCGTAGAGGGGACGGCTGGCAATACCGGCATTGGGCTGTGCCTCGTCGGCAAGGCCAAGGGCTATAATGTGCGCATCGTCATGCCGCGCACCCAGTCCGAAGAGAAAAAAGACGCGATCCGGCTGTTGGGTGGTGAGCTGGTTGAGGTCGATGCAGTCCCCTATGCCGACCCGAACAATTACATCCACGTGTCCGAACGGCTGGCCAAGGAGACCCCGAACTCGGTGTGGGCCAACCAGTTCGACAACACCGCCAATCGTGACGCCCACTACAACACGACCGGTCCGGAAATCTGGCAGCAGACTGACGGCAAAATTGACGGCTTCACCTGCGCTGTCGGGTCTGGCGGCACCCTCGCGGGTATTGCGCGCGCGCTGCAGGAACGGGGCAATACCCGCATCGCGTTGACCGACCCCATGGGGGCGAAGCTGTTTTCCTGGGTCAAGACCGGCGAACTCGACTCCAGCGGCGGCTCCGTGATGGAAGGCATCGGCCAGGGCCGCATCACGGCGAATATTGCCGACACAAAGATTGATGACGCCTATCAGGTCGAGGACGCCGAGGCGTTGAAGATCCTCTTTGCGCTGACGGTGGAAGAAGGGCTTTGCCTTGGCGGCTCCGCTGGCATCAATATTGCCGGTGCGATGAAACTGGCCCGCGATATGGGGCCGGGCCACACGATCGTGACGATCCTGTGTGATTACGGCAACCGATATCAATCGAAGCTCTACAACCCTGTCTGGCTGAAAGAAAAAGGGCTACCCACGCCGCCCTGGCTGAGCTGA
- a CDS encoding porin family protein, protein MKTVAIAALAAASTLSVAHAQDSVADGVNLGIGYSVLSVDDVDFDAVNLRAGYDFNDYFGVEAETLIGVGEEDFSIGAVSGDAELNYSFGAYGKAQYPVTDQFSVFARAGWVTSEVEADIAGLAIDESEDGLAYGAGAEYRFTDKHGVRADYTRYDFDDDAEADLYSASYVYRF, encoded by the coding sequence ATGAAAACTGTTGCTATTGCCGCTCTTGCGGCTGCCTCTACCCTGTCCGTCGCCCATGCACAGGACAGTGTCGCTGATGGTGTCAATCTTGGCATCGGCTATTCCGTATTGTCCGTAGACGATGTGGATTTTGACGCCGTCAACCTCCGCGCTGGCTACGATTTCAACGACTATTTCGGTGTTGAAGCCGAAACCCTGATCGGTGTCGGCGAAGAAGATTTCTCGATCGGCGCTGTCAGTGGCGATGCGGAACTTAACTACAGCTTTGGCGCCTATGGTAAGGCCCAATATCCGGTGACGGATCAATTCTCGGTCTTCGCCCGGGCCGGTTGGGTCACCTCCGAAGTGGAGGCTGATATCGCAGGTTTAGCCATTGACGAGAGCGAAGATGGCCTCGCCTATGGTGCCGGCGCTGAATACCGCTTCACCGACAAGCACGGCGTGCGCGCAGACTACACACGCTATGATTTTGACGATGACGCAGAAGCCGATCTGTATTCGGCATCCTACGTCTACCGCTTCTAG
- a CDS encoding DUF3445 domain-containing protein — MTPIYTPYRNGFAGFQIALNRMEEAGWIELDSHLADRLAEKDALFAGKLDTVFQATHQSLPAQEEVWSLLTAYLVEHFPDDYVRSDGDIVLTRQDRCVRYDPLRPLLSASRLIDEDLCLMIRHDDGWRLDAASLCFPSHWSLADKFEQPMLRIHAPVPGFADRMAARVERIFDHLKPEQPVWRLNWSLHDEPTLHLPNLPHAPRFMGMSDQSILANAFMRIERQSLRKLPRSNAIVFAIKTYVDPLHALERAEPQLLSDIASAIRSMDKDQIAYKGLGPAQENVVQALEERQKAVTAR; from the coding sequence ATGACGCCTATCTATACGCCGTACAGGAATGGTTTTGCGGGGTTTCAGATCGCCCTGAACAGGATGGAAGAAGCGGGCTGGATTGAACTTGATTCTCATCTCGCGGATCGCCTGGCGGAAAAAGACGCGTTGTTTGCCGGAAAATTGGATACCGTCTTTCAGGCAACGCACCAAAGCCTGCCTGCGCAGGAGGAAGTCTGGTCCCTGCTGACGGCCTATCTGGTCGAGCATTTTCCAGACGACTACGTGCGGAGTGATGGCGATATCGTGCTCACGCGACAGGACCGATGTGTCCGATATGATCCGCTGCGCCCTCTCCTGTCAGCGTCGCGCCTGATCGACGAAGATTTATGTCTCATGATCCGCCATGACGATGGATGGCGGCTTGATGCAGCGAGCCTGTGTTTCCCGTCCCACTGGTCACTCGCCGACAAGTTCGAGCAACCGATGCTGCGTATCCATGCGCCCGTTCCCGGCTTCGCCGACAGAATGGCTGCACGGGTTGAGCGGATATTCGATCATCTCAAACCTGAACAGCCGGTCTGGCGGCTCAATTGGTCGCTGCATGACGAACCCACTCTGCACCTGCCAAACCTGCCGCACGCACCACGCTTTATGGGTATGTCAGATCAGTCCATTCTGGCGAATGCCTTCATGCGGATTGAACGGCAGAGCCTGCGCAAGCTTCCGAGATCAAATGCGATTGTCTTCGCGATCAAAACTTATGTCGATCCCCTACACGCCCTCGAAAGGGCCGAGCCGCAGCTCTTGAGTGACATCGCCAGCGCCATCAGATCCATGGACAAGGATCAAATCGCCTATAAAGGCCTGGGTCCGGCGCAAGAAAATGTCGTGCAGGCCCTTGAGGAACGCCAGAAAGCAGTCACGGCGCGCTAG
- a CDS encoding family 43 glycosylhydrolase: MTVNRRDALKSVGLTGLLLGTTFRSPAAAAQTEPVDRCDAPDLAWPRGIEGQRKADMGNGSFLNPLMAGDHPDPSIVKDGDDYYMTFSTFNAYPGLVIWHSKDLVNWQPIGPALTKNVGSVWAPELTKHDGRFYLYIPSKETATPGSKTTSWVIYTDDIRGEWSDPIDLQLPYHIDPGHAVGEDGSRWLFLSGGDRIRLSDDGLSTVGEVEHVYDPWRYPDDWIVEGFAPEGPKITRHGDYFYLITAVGGTAGPPTGHMVIAARSKSINGPWEQHPRNPLVRTESMDEKWWSRGHATLVEGPKGDWWGVYHGYENGFWTLGRQALLAPVTWSDDDWPEFGGGDLSQPIKKPVESRNQVHGQALSDDFSTDKYGIQWNFFEPGADEAKRITRKNGVLHLAASGVSPADGSPLIVGVGDQAYEFECDIEIDDGATAGLLLFYDDKQYCGVGFDKDRYVMHQYGLERHRRHNPFGKRLHMKVVNDRHIVSFFMSADGKSWDRFDRGMEVSGYHHNTRGGFLALKPGFYSAGEGETRFRNFRYRAL; the protein is encoded by the coding sequence ATGACCGTCAATCGCAGAGATGCCCTTAAATCCGTTGGCCTCACGGGCTTATTGTTGGGGACCACTTTTCGCAGCCCGGCCGCGGCCGCACAAACGGAGCCGGTCGATCGTTGCGACGCGCCGGATCTGGCCTGGCCGCGCGGCATTGAAGGGCAACGCAAGGCCGATATGGGGAACGGATCGTTTCTCAATCCGCTGATGGCGGGAGATCATCCGGACCCGTCCATCGTCAAGGATGGCGATGACTATTATATGACGTTCTCAACTTTCAATGCCTATCCCGGCCTGGTGATCTGGCATTCGAAGGATCTCGTGAACTGGCAACCTATCGGTCCGGCGCTGACGAAAAATGTCGGCTCCGTCTGGGCGCCGGAGCTAACCAAGCATGACGGCCGGTTCTATCTCTACATCCCGAGCAAGGAGACGGCGACACCGGGCTCCAAGACCACGTCATGGGTGATCTACACGGATGACATTCGCGGCGAGTGGTCCGATCCGATCGACCTGCAACTGCCCTATCATATCGACCCCGGCCATGCCGTGGGTGAGGACGGCAGTCGTTGGCTGTTCCTGTCCGGCGGTGATCGCATCCGTCTCTCCGATGATGGTCTGTCGACGGTTGGTGAGGTTGAACACGTTTATGACCCCTGGCGCTATCCGGATGACTGGATCGTGGAGGGATTTGCCCCCGAAGGGCCGAAGATTACGCGGCATGGGGACTATTTCTATCTCATCACTGCGGTGGGTGGCACAGCCGGTCCGCCAACCGGGCATATGGTCATTGCAGCGCGATCCAAATCCATCAACGGGCCGTGGGAGCAGCATCCTCGCAACCCGCTGGTCCGGACCGAATCCATGGATGAAAAATGGTGGTCACGCGGCCATGCGACCCTCGTCGAAGGCCCGAAGGGTGACTGGTGGGGTGTCTATCACGGCTATGAGAATGGGTTCTGGACGCTGGGACGTCAGGCGCTGTTGGCGCCTGTGACTTGGAGCGATGACGACTGGCCGGAATTTGGCGGCGGCGATCTCTCGCAGCCGATCAAGAAGCCCGTCGAGAGCCGGAACCAGGTTCACGGGCAAGCCCTGTCAGATGATTTCTCGACCGACAAATACGGAATCCAGTGGAATTTCTTCGAACCCGGGGCAGATGAGGCCAAGCGGATTACCCGCAAGAACGGTGTCCTGCATCTGGCCGCCAGCGGCGTCTCGCCGGCAGATGGATCGCCGCTGATCGTCGGCGTTGGCGATCAGGCCTACGAATTCGAGTGCGATATCGAGATCGATGACGGCGCCACCGCCGGGCTCCTCCTGTTCTATGACGACAAGCAATATTGTGGCGTCGGTTTCGACAAGGACCGCTATGTCATGCACCAATATGGGCTCGAGCGTCATCGGCGGCACAACCCGTTCGGGAAGCGATTGCACATGAAGGTGGTCAACGACCGGCACATTGTGAGCTTCTTCATGTCCGCAGATGGCAAGAGCTGGGACCGGTTTGACCGCGGGATGGAAGTCTCCGGCTATCATCACAATACCCGCGGCGGTTTTCTCGCCCTCAAGCCCGGTTTCTACTCTGCTGGGGAGGGGGAAACCCGTTTCCGCAATTTCCGCTATCGCGCGCTTTAA
- the mnmA gene encoding tRNA 2-thiouridine(34) synthase MnmA, with amino-acid sequence MSTTPITDKIAAELDLGLPKGARVVVAMSGGVDSSVTAALVHRAGYEAIGITLQLYDHGVAIQKKGACCAGQDIHDARQVCDALGIPHYVLDYEDRFGDAVMEDFADTYLAGATPIPCVRCNQRVKFRDLLETSRDLGAQAMATGHYIRRTDDDEGLALRRAYDAGKDQSYFLFATTPEQLSFLRFPLGHLPKETTRQMATELGLIVADKPDSQDICFVPEGKYASVVERLRPGASMPGNIVHIDGTVLGRHQGVIHYTVGQRRGLGIGGGDPLFVIRLDADNHNVIVGPREALLIEDIVLSETNWLGPDALADTPQSVRVKVRSTRPPEPATVWQSGGKVRVRLTDPQEGVAPGQACVFYASQGDRVLGGGWIRQTVPAANAEALLTA; translated from the coding sequence ATGAGCACCACACCCATCACCGATAAAATTGCCGCTGAGCTTGATCTGGGCCTGCCCAAGGGTGCGCGCGTGGTCGTGGCCATGTCCGGCGGGGTTGATTCGTCGGTGACGGCAGCGCTCGTCCACCGGGCCGGTTACGAGGCGATCGGCATCACGCTGCAGCTCTATGATCACGGTGTGGCGATCCAGAAAAAAGGCGCGTGCTGCGCCGGGCAGGACATCCACGATGCGCGTCAGGTCTGTGACGCGCTGGGCATCCCGCATTACGTTCTCGATTACGAAGATCGGTTCGGCGATGCGGTCATGGAAGATTTTGCCGATACCTATCTGGCGGGCGCAACACCTATTCCATGCGTGCGCTGTAACCAGCGGGTGAAGTTCCGCGATCTGCTCGAAACATCTCGCGACCTTGGCGCACAGGCCATGGCGACAGGCCACTATATTCGTCGTACGGACGATGATGAGGGGCTTGCCCTTCGCCGTGCCTATGATGCGGGCAAAGATCAGAGCTATTTCCTGTTCGCGACCACGCCTGAACAGCTATCGTTTTTGCGCTTTCCGCTCGGTCACCTGCCGAAGGAGACGACGCGGCAGATGGCAACCGAGCTAGGCCTCATCGTGGCGGACAAGCCGGACAGCCAGGATATCTGTTTCGTCCCGGAGGGCAAATATGCCAGCGTCGTCGAACGGCTGCGCCCTGGCGCGTCCATGCCTGGCAACATCGTCCACATCGACGGCACCGTTCTGGGCCGTCATCAGGGGGTAATCCATTATACCGTGGGGCAGCGGCGCGGTCTCGGCATCGGGGGCGGGGACCCGCTATTCGTCATTCGTCTGGATGCTGACAATCACAATGTCATCGTCGGACCACGCGAAGCGCTGTTGATAGAGGACATCGTCCTGTCGGAAACCAATTGGCTCGGACCTGACGCATTGGCGGACACGCCTCAATCCGTGCGCGTCAAAGTCCGGTCAACGCGGCCGCCAGAACCGGCGACGGTTTGGCAGTCAGGCGGCAAAGTCCGCGTTCGCCTGACCGACCCGCAGGAGGGTGTCGCACCGGGGCAGGCTTGCGTATTCTATGCGTCACAAGGTGACCGCGTGCTCGGTGGCGGCTGGATCCGTCAGACGGTACCCGCCGCCAATGCAGAGGCGCTGTTGACGGCCTAG
- the sucC gene encoding ADP-forming succinate--CoA ligase subunit beta yields MNIHEYQAKQLLKEFGAPVAEGVAVLDAAEAKAAAESLPGPLYVVKAQIHAGGRGKGKFKEPAAGEKGGVRLSKSPEDAAAQVKAMLGHTLVTKQTGPEGKVVNRIYIEDGADIDRELYLSVLVDRASAKVAFIASTEGGMDIEEVAESTPDKIVTVPIDPLGGLTDADAAKICDALKLEGDAKADGMALMPILYKAFVEKDMDMLEINPLIVMTNGRLRVLDAKMSFDANAEYRHPELESLRDETEEDPSERRAAEHELSYVKLDGNIGCMVNGAGLAMSTMDIIKHYGAEPANFLDVGGGATKERVTEAFKIITSDPGVEGILVNIFGGIMRCDVIAEGVLAAVKETGLSVPLVVRLEGTNVDLGKQIINESDLDVIAANDLDDAAQKIVAAVQG; encoded by the coding sequence ATGAACATCCATGAATATCAGGCCAAACAGCTGTTGAAGGAATTTGGCGCACCCGTCGCCGAGGGCGTCGCCGTCCTCGACGCTGCGGAGGCAAAGGCCGCGGCTGAAAGCCTTCCAGGTCCGCTCTACGTGGTCAAAGCCCAGATTCACGCCGGTGGCCGCGGCAAGGGCAAGTTCAAGGAGCCAGCGGCTGGCGAAAAGGGCGGTGTGCGCCTGTCTAAATCCCCTGAGGATGCGGCGGCGCAGGTCAAGGCCATGCTCGGGCACACGCTCGTCACCAAACAGACTGGCCCAGAGGGGAAAGTCGTCAACCGCATCTACATCGAAGACGGTGCCGACATCGACCGCGAGCTGTACCTGTCGGTGCTGGTCGATCGTGCCTCTGCCAAGGTGGCATTTATCGCGTCGACAGAAGGCGGGATGGATATCGAGGAAGTCGCAGAATCGACGCCCGACAAGATCGTGACTGTTCCGATCGATCCGCTCGGCGGCCTGACCGATGCTGACGCTGCGAAAATCTGCGATGCACTCAAGCTCGAGGGCGACGCCAAGGCGGATGGCATGGCGCTGATGCCCATTCTCTACAAAGCCTTTGTCGAGAAAGACATGGACATGCTGGAGATCAACCCGTTGATCGTCATGACCAATGGCCGCCTCCGTGTTCTCGATGCCAAGATGAGCTTCGATGCGAATGCCGAATACCGGCACCCAGAACTCGAATCGCTGCGGGACGAAACGGAAGAAGATCCATCAGAACGCCGCGCGGCTGAGCACGAGCTGTCCTACGTGAAGCTTGATGGCAATATTGGCTGTATGGTCAATGGTGCAGGGCTTGCGATGTCGACCATGGACATCATCAAGCACTACGGCGCCGAGCCAGCAAACTTCCTGGATGTGGGTGGCGGCGCAACCAAAGAGCGCGTGACAGAGGCTTTCAAGATCATCACCTCCGACCCGGGCGTTGAGGGCATTCTCGTGAACATCTTCGGCGGCATCATGCGCTGCGACGTCATTGCCGAAGGCGTTCTTGCGGCCGTGAAAGAGACCGGCCTGTCCGTGCCGCTGGTGGTCCGTCTGGAAGGCACCAATGTGGATTTGGGCAAGCAGATCATCAATGAGAGCGATCTCGACGTGATTGCGGCCAACGACCTTGATGACGCGGCTCAGAAGATCGTGGCGGCCGTCCAGGGCTAA
- a CDS encoding DUF1206 domain-containing protein, with amino-acid sequence MNTDHKDLYKNLSRAGFAARGVTYGLIGGLAFMAAVGSGGGTTGSKGALQTLSENTFGQIVLALVALGLFGYALWRLVSAALDLENFCSDKEGIAHRLAHAGSGVFHIALGIYAFSLLMGDAGSSGGPDKYVADLMSAPFGRILVGIAGIIAFVAAGAQCKKALNEEYKSHTRIPDQNGWINPTIKTGLISRGVVFAIIGGFLIFAAATASPDNARGIGGALDWLAAQPYGSYLLAFISLGLIAFAVFSFIQARYRMIPDPQ; translated from the coding sequence ATGAACACCGATCACAAAGATCTCTATAAAAATCTTTCAAGAGCAGGCTTTGCCGCGCGCGGGGTGACGTACGGCCTGATCGGCGGCCTTGCGTTCATGGCGGCAGTCGGTTCTGGCGGCGGCACAACCGGCTCAAAAGGCGCCCTGCAGACCCTTAGCGAGAACACATTCGGACAGATTGTTCTCGCCCTCGTTGCACTTGGCCTGTTCGGCTATGCTCTATGGCGCCTTGTATCTGCCGCACTGGATCTGGAAAATTTTTGTTCTGACAAGGAAGGCATTGCGCATCGTCTGGCCCATGCTGGTAGCGGCGTCTTCCACATTGCGCTGGGCATCTATGCCTTCAGTCTGCTGATGGGTGATGCCGGTTCAAGTGGTGGCCCCGACAAATATGTTGCCGACCTGATGAGCGCGCCCTTTGGCCGTATTCTTGTTGGTATTGCCGGTATCATCGCCTTCGTTGCGGCCGGCGCGCAGTGCAAGAAAGCGCTGAACGAGGAATATAAGAGCCACACGCGGATCCCCGATCAGAATGGGTGGATCAATCCCACGATCAAAACCGGTCTGATTTCTCGCGGCGTCGTGTTTGCGATTATCGGCGGCTTCCTGATCTTTGCGGCAGCGACCGCGAGCCCTGATAATGCCCGAGGCATCGGCGGGGCACTGGATTGGCTGGCAGCCCAACCCTATGGCAGCTACCTGCTCGCCTTTATCTCCCTCGGTCTGATCGCCTTCGCCGTCTTCAGCTTCATTCAGGCACGGTACCGGATGATCCCCGATCCCCAGTAA
- the sucD gene encoding succinate--CoA ligase subunit alpha: MSILIDKNTKVICQGLTGKTGTFHTEQAIAYGTKMVGGVVPGKGGQTWEAGEAAPGATLPVYSSVADAVDATGANASVIYVPPKFAAASILEAIDAEVPLIIAITEGIPVLDMVQVKARLEKSNSRLIGPNCPGVITPDECKIGIMPGHIHRRGSVGIVSRSGTLTYEAVHQTTAAGLGQTTCVGIGGDPVKGTDFIDVLEMFLADPETESIIMIGEIGGSAEADAAQFLKENKVKKPTVGFIAGVTAPPGRRMGHAGAIVSGGADTAEAKIAAMNSAGIAVSPTPAALGTTLVSLLKG, from the coding sequence ATGTCCATTCTGATCGATAAAAACACCAAGGTCATCTGTCAGGGTCTGACCGGCAAAACCGGGACGTTCCACACTGAACAGGCCATTGCCTATGGTACCAAGATGGTCGGTGGTGTTGTGCCGGGTAAGGGCGGTCAGACTTGGGAAGCCGGTGAAGCCGCACCAGGGGCGACCCTGCCGGTGTACAGCTCAGTGGCTGATGCAGTGGACGCAACCGGGGCAAACGCGTCTGTCATCTACGTGCCGCCGAAATTCGCCGCAGCATCGATCCTCGAAGCCATCGACGCCGAAGTGCCGCTGATCATCGCCATCACCGAAGGCATTCCGGTTCTGGACATGGTGCAGGTAAAAGCGCGCCTTGAGAAATCAAATTCCCGCCTGATCGGCCCCAACTGTCCCGGCGTCATCACGCCAGACGAATGCAAGATCGGCATCATGCCAGGTCACATTCACCGTCGGGGTTCAGTGGGCATTGTGTCGCGCTCCGGCACGCTGACGTATGAAGCCGTCCATCAAACGACCGCTGCTGGCCTTGGCCAGACGACGTGCGTCGGCATCGGCGGCGACCCCGTGAAGGGCACTGACTTTATCGATGTCCTGGAAATGTTCCTTGCCGATCCGGAAACGGAATCCATCATCATGATTGGTGAGATCGGCGGCTCTGCAGAAGCGGATGCCGCGCAGTTCCTGAAAGAGAACAAGGTCAAGAAACCAACCGTTGGCTTCATCGCAGGCGTTACAGCGCCCCCGGGCCGTCGCATGGGCCATGCGGGTGCCATCGTTTCAGGCGGTGCCGATACCGCCGAGGCAAAAATTGCGGCCATGAACAGCGCCGGTATCGCCGTTTCGCCAACGCCAGCGGCGCTTGGCACGACGTTGGTAAGCCTTCTGAAAGGTTAA